TGTGTCCAGCAGAACGGACCCgagagaggagctgaggagctgGCGCATGCCCTCAACACCTACATGGGGGACATTCTGGAGGGTAAGAgccgtgctgctgggctgtCGGACATCGAGCCCCGAGGCTCGCTCACTGTGGAGAGAGCCGTGCTGGGCCGCCCGCTCCTGCCTCCCTGAAGGGGCGAGGA
The DNA window shown above is from Meleagris gallopavo isolate NT-WF06-2002-E0010 breed Aviagen turkey brand Nicholas breeding stock unplaced genomic scaffold, Turkey_5.1 ChrUn_random_7180001950310, whole genome shotgun sequence and carries:
- the LOC109365002 gene encoding uncharacterized protein LOC109365002 isoform X3; amino-acid sequence: MMLHQNRKTQHRFTALAEKCVQQNGPERGAEELAHALNTYMGDILEGKSRAAGLSDIEPRGSLTVERAVLGRPLLPP
- the LOC109365002 gene encoding adenylate cyclase type 10-like isoform X1, whose product is MASAWERKCHYSHLGKKAVFLPNLLLREEFTDISYPKMLEGVLLLADVSGFTALAEKCVQQNGPERGAEELAHALNTYMGDILEGKSRAAGLSDIEPRGSLTVERAVLGRPLLPP
- the LOC109365002 gene encoding uncharacterized protein LOC109365002 isoform X2, giving the protein MTSLPADCDVTAAEGQPTVTVGLGSLCRLSGFTALAEKCVQQNGPERGAEELAHALNTYMGDILEGKSRAAGLSDIEPRGSLTVERAVLGRPLLPP